A single genomic interval of Malania oleifera isolate guangnan ecotype guangnan chromosome 13, ASM2987363v1, whole genome shotgun sequence harbors:
- the LOC131146015 gene encoding beta-carotene hydroxylase 2, chloroplastic-like isoform X1 gives MAAGVSTGASSETFRFLQNSFAGPKPTSITAPTMLFLPSIRRRAAVSRKRRMKTSFAVCLVMEDERDGATAEIESENLQSPEEMANQIGDLITAARVAEKLSRKRSERFTYLVAAVMSSFGITSLAVMSVYYRFSWQMEGGEVPWAEMFGTFALSVGAAVGMEFWARWAHRALWHASLWHMHESHHKPREGPFELNDVFAIINAVPAIALLSYGFFHKGLLPGLCFGAGLGITVFGMAYMFVHDGLVHKRFPVGPIAGVPYFRRVAAAHQLHHSDNFNGVPYGLFLGPKVPPTLHPSPVSRSLSLSLSLSLSLSLSLSLVFGIQEKIYSKLYFVLWVQEIEEVGGHEELEKEVNRRIKSYSGS, from the exons ATGGCGGCCGGAGTATCGACGGGCGCGAGCTCCGAAACGTTTCGTTTCTTGCAAAACTCGTTTGCCGGGCCCAAACCCACCTCCATTACCGCTCCCACTATGTTGTTCCTCCCTTCGATTCGCCGCCGTGCCGCCGTCTCCCGGAAGCGGAGAATGAAGACGAGCTTCGCCGTCTGCCTCGTCATGGAGGACGAAAGGGACGGTGCCACCGCCGAGATCGAAAGCGAGAATCTCCAGAGCCCAGAAGAGATGGCTAATCAGATTGGGGATCTGATCACGGCGGCACGCGTGGCGGAGAAGCTGTCCAGGAAGAGATCAGAGCGTTTCACTTACCTTGTGGCCGCCGTCATGTCCAGCTTTGGCATCACTTCTCTGGCGGTTATGTCCGTTTATTATCGTTTTTCATGGCAAATGGAG gGTGGAGAGGTGCCTTGGGCTGAAATGTTTGGTACATTTGCTCTGTCTGTGGGCGCTGCT GTAGGAATGGAGTTTTGGGCGAGATGGGCTCACAGAGCTCTGTGGCATGCCTCCTTGTGGCACATGCACGAG TCTCACCATAAACCCAGAGAAGGTCCGTTCGAGCTGAACGACGTGTTTGCCATTATAAACGCAGTTCCAGCCATTGCCCTTCTCTCCTATGGCTTCTTCCACAAGGGCCTTCTCCCTGGCCTCTGCTTTGGTGCC GGGCTGGGGATCACTGTGTTTGGGATGGCCTACATGTTTGTCCACGATGGCCTCGTTCACAAGAGATTTCCGGTGGGGCCCATCGCCGGCGTCCCATATTTCAGAAGAGTGGCTGCGGCACATCAA CTCCACCACTCGGATAATTTTAATGGGGTGCCATATGGGCTGTTCTTGGGACCTAAGGTACCTCCAACCCTTCACCCCTCGCCtgtctctcgctctctctctctctctctctctctctctctctctctctctctctctctctctctcgtgtttGGTATCCAAGAAAAAATATACAgcaaattatattttgttttgtggGTGCAGGAAATAGAGGAAGTGGGGGGCCATGAAGAATTGGAAAAAGAGGTGAATCGGAGAATCAAATCATACAGTGGTTCATAA
- the LOC131146015 gene encoding beta-carotene hydroxylase 2, chloroplastic-like isoform X2 codes for MAAGVSTGASSETFRFLQNSFAGPKPTSITAPTMLFLPSIRRRAAVSRKRRMKTSFAVCLVMEDERDGATAEIESENLQSPEEMANQIGDLITAARVAEKLSRKRSERFTYLVAAVMSSFGITSLAVMSVYYRFSWQMEGGEVPWAEMFGTFALSVGAAVGMEFWARWAHRALWHASLWHMHESHHKPREGPFELNDVFAIINAVPAIALLSYGFFHKGLLPGLCFGAGLGITVFGMAYMFVHDGLVHKRFPVGPIAGVPYFRRVAAAHQLHHSDNFNGVPYGLFLGPKEIEEVGGHEELEKEVNRRIKSYSGS; via the exons ATGGCGGCCGGAGTATCGACGGGCGCGAGCTCCGAAACGTTTCGTTTCTTGCAAAACTCGTTTGCCGGGCCCAAACCCACCTCCATTACCGCTCCCACTATGTTGTTCCTCCCTTCGATTCGCCGCCGTGCCGCCGTCTCCCGGAAGCGGAGAATGAAGACGAGCTTCGCCGTCTGCCTCGTCATGGAGGACGAAAGGGACGGTGCCACCGCCGAGATCGAAAGCGAGAATCTCCAGAGCCCAGAAGAGATGGCTAATCAGATTGGGGATCTGATCACGGCGGCACGCGTGGCGGAGAAGCTGTCCAGGAAGAGATCAGAGCGTTTCACTTACCTTGTGGCCGCCGTCATGTCCAGCTTTGGCATCACTTCTCTGGCGGTTATGTCCGTTTATTATCGTTTTTCATGGCAAATGGAG gGTGGAGAGGTGCCTTGGGCTGAAATGTTTGGTACATTTGCTCTGTCTGTGGGCGCTGCT GTAGGAATGGAGTTTTGGGCGAGATGGGCTCACAGAGCTCTGTGGCATGCCTCCTTGTGGCACATGCACGAG TCTCACCATAAACCCAGAGAAGGTCCGTTCGAGCTGAACGACGTGTTTGCCATTATAAACGCAGTTCCAGCCATTGCCCTTCTCTCCTATGGCTTCTTCCACAAGGGCCTTCTCCCTGGCCTCTGCTTTGGTGCC GGGCTGGGGATCACTGTGTTTGGGATGGCCTACATGTTTGTCCACGATGGCCTCGTTCACAAGAGATTTCCGGTGGGGCCCATCGCCGGCGTCCCATATTTCAGAAGAGTGGCTGCGGCACATCAA CTCCACCACTCGGATAATTTTAATGGGGTGCCATATGGGCTGTTCTTGGGACCTAAG GAAATAGAGGAAGTGGGGGGCCATGAAGAATTGGAAAAAGAGGTGAATCGGAGAATCAAATCATACAGTGGTTCATAA